One genomic region from Phycisphaerales bacterium encodes:
- a CDS encoding flagellar biosynthesis anti-sigma factor FlgM has translation MSEISSIGPGSGQVGPSDRPKRPDSDSEGLRGSANQLRPGESDINTDRIDVSDHARFLGMLKSMAPPREDRIEAVREMIATDQYVTDDMLNVAIDRLAADLDEPTIEP, from the coding sequence ATGTCAGAGATCTCATCAATAGGTCCAGGCAGCGGTCAGGTGGGACCGTCAGATCGACCGAAGCGACCAGATAGCGATTCGGAAGGACTGCGCGGAAGCGCGAATCAACTTCGCCCCGGCGAATCTGATATCAACACCGACCGAATAGATGTTTCTGATCATGCCCGCTTCCTCGGGATGCTCAAATCAATGGCCCCCCCTCGTGAGGACCGAATTGAGGCCGTCAGAGAGATGATTGCAACTGATCAATATGTCACTGATGACATGCTTAATGTGGCTATTGACCGGCTCGCAGCTGATCTTGATGAGCCAACTATAGAACCCTGA
- the metF gene encoding methylenetetrahydrofolate reductase [NAD(P)H] translates to MHMNDVFNRDSMTFSFEFFPPNSQKAAAILLQRIAELEQLRPSFVSVTYGAGGSTRDRTHELVLKIKRQTSLEPVPHLTCIGQSRQDMHQILAQYAKEGISNILALRGDWPPEKEAYDHSLSDFPHAKDLVTDIAQFNTSGKHPESRGFGIGVAGFPEGHPETPNRLMQMDYLKEKVDAGADYVCTQMFFDNNAFYDWRDRCELAGIKVPLVAGIMPITSVQSMRRMADLAAGTNFPAALQRRIYRCQDDPDAVQRVGVHWATEQCGNLIDNGVRGIHFYTLNRSQATLDIFRSLGIGDTASLRHQSGS, encoded by the coding sequence ATGCATATGAACGATGTCTTCAATCGCGATTCCATGACCTTTTCTTTCGAGTTTTTCCCTCCAAACTCTCAGAAAGCTGCTGCCATTCTGCTTCAACGTATTGCTGAACTTGAGCAGCTTCGACCATCATTCGTCTCCGTTACTTATGGCGCGGGTGGCTCAACGAGGGATCGCACGCATGAGCTGGTACTAAAGATCAAACGACAGACTTCCTTAGAACCAGTACCGCATTTGACTTGCATCGGCCAGAGTCGTCAGGACATGCATCAGATCTTGGCTCAATATGCCAAGGAGGGTATTAGTAATATTCTCGCGCTACGCGGTGATTGGCCTCCTGAAAAAGAGGCCTACGACCATTCGCTTTCCGACTTCCCTCATGCAAAAGACTTGGTTACTGATATCGCTCAGTTCAATACTTCTGGCAAGCACCCCGAATCTCGAGGATTTGGTATTGGGGTTGCAGGTTTTCCTGAGGGCCATCCCGAGACTCCAAATCGGCTGATGCAAATGGACTACCTCAAGGAAAAGGTCGATGCTGGCGCAGACTATGTTTGCACACAGATGTTCTTTGACAACAACGCGTTTTACGATTGGCGAGATCGGTGTGAACTTGCCGGCATCAAAGTCCCACTCGTTGCAGGCATTATGCCCATCACTTCCGTCCAGAGTATGCGTCGCATGGCTGATCTTGCCGCTGGCACCAATTTCCCTGCAGCACTACAGCGGCGAATCTACCGCTGCCAGGATGATCCTGATGCAGTCCAGCGTGTCGGTGTCCATTGGGCGACTGAACAATGTGGCAATCTCATCGACAACGGAGTTCGAGGTATTCACTTCTATACTTTGAACCGATCACAAGCCACCCTTGACATATTCCGATCCCTGGGCATCGGTGATACCGCCTCTCTGCGACACCAATCAGGGTCATAG
- a CDS encoding HAMP domain-containing sensor histidine kinase, with protein MNRHWKIWLVFSGVAFLGLASLVVLSFIVISLSQNAIRDSAEDQHGDQRRLAISNMEAWLLPLLSREADREPQQYQPFYQLGTAFNQTLLNPISLHQFVVPSPLLTSTDQFVLVHFELNEAGDISSPEVPTRPSYRDLAEAAGISPLEIDKSKKALVRVKEILASLNNNQPLLTRITEMENFYTIGSERINESLAQQQLDIESENFQSATEPASEGADLALALDSAGWVGRSQRAVVAQSVDQDRAYGNNPSGGGGFGGGFGAGSKDGIIIGSTKATVGGLVPLWQHDTTEEHSLLYVRRYIRPDGEKMVQGLLVDWPALQAALLEQIVTPLNGARFEPWQGAPKAALIDAGFIKAGLPSIMAELIDDGALITIGVSWSTTTLILVICWIAAAVAFVAVGLMLRSSVLYGERRSMFASAVTHELRTPLTTFRMYSEMLADGLITEPSKRQQYLETLRSESDRLSGLVENVLAYARLEEGRHRVAARRVEFRQLIESLRTLLSRRCDAEARPCSITVHGSQDAELYIDVESLEQVLFNLIDNACKYGINPDRPEIEVDANLTEKHLSFEVRDYGPGINHAQSNAIFKAFDRGERASDPAPGIGLGLALARQMAASMGGHLVLREDIGEGAMFELTIPLKYEP; from the coding sequence ATGAATCGACATTGGAAAATTTGGCTTGTGTTCAGTGGCGTTGCCTTTCTCGGGCTCGCCTCGCTTGTCGTACTTTCCTTTATCGTCATTTCATTAAGCCAAAACGCAATTCGTGATAGCGCCGAAGATCAGCATGGTGATCAAAGACGGCTTGCTATTTCTAATATGGAAGCATGGCTCTTGCCTTTGCTTTCACGAGAAGCGGATCGGGAACCACAGCAATATCAGCCTTTCTATCAACTTGGAACCGCGTTCAATCAGACGCTACTTAATCCGATATCGCTTCATCAGTTTGTGGTGCCATCTCCACTCCTGACATCAACTGATCAATTCGTACTTGTTCATTTCGAACTTAATGAGGCAGGAGATATCTCATCTCCTGAAGTACCAACAAGACCGAGTTATCGAGATTTAGCCGAAGCTGCCGGGATTAGTCCACTTGAGATTGACAAGTCCAAGAAGGCGTTAGTGCGCGTCAAAGAGATTCTCGCTTCCTTAAACAACAATCAGCCACTTCTTACCCGGATTACAGAAATGGAGAATTTCTACACCATCGGAAGTGAGCGAATCAATGAGAGTCTGGCCCAGCAACAACTAGACATTGAGAGCGAAAATTTTCAAAGTGCGACCGAACCGGCTTCTGAGGGCGCTGATTTGGCACTGGCGCTTGATTCGGCAGGCTGGGTTGGACGATCTCAGCGTGCCGTTGTTGCGCAGTCTGTCGATCAAGACAGAGCCTATGGCAACAACCCATCTGGAGGCGGGGGCTTTGGCGGGGGCTTCGGCGCAGGCTCCAAAGACGGCATTATCATTGGCAGTACCAAAGCGACTGTTGGCGGCCTCGTACCACTTTGGCAACATGACACCACTGAAGAACATTCGCTGCTCTATGTCCGTCGCTACATCAGACCTGATGGCGAGAAGATGGTGCAGGGCTTGTTGGTTGATTGGCCGGCCTTACAAGCTGCATTACTTGAACAAATTGTGACGCCGCTGAATGGGGCGCGTTTTGAGCCCTGGCAAGGGGCGCCCAAGGCAGCGCTGATTGATGCTGGGTTTATCAAGGCTGGACTCCCATCAATCATGGCTGAACTCATTGACGATGGAGCCCTCATCACTATTGGAGTGAGTTGGAGCACCACCACCCTCATATTAGTGATTTGCTGGATTGCAGCGGCTGTTGCCTTTGTGGCTGTTGGTCTCATGCTGCGAAGCAGTGTTCTTTATGGTGAGCGGCGGAGCATGTTCGCCTCCGCAGTCACTCACGAATTGAGAACTCCACTCACCACCTTTCGAATGTACTCTGAAATGCTGGCCGACGGTCTCATTACCGAACCAAGCAAGCGCCAACAGTATCTTGAAACACTACGAAGTGAGTCTGATCGTCTCTCAGGTTTGGTTGAGAATGTGTTGGCTTACGCACGCCTCGAAGAAGGAAGGCATCGAGTCGCAGCCCGCCGTGTTGAATTCCGTCAATTGATTGAGTCACTTCGCACCTTACTGTCACGACGTTGTGATGCCGAGGCGCGTCCATGTTCAATCACCGTTCATGGATCTCAAGATGCTGAGCTCTATATCGATGTCGAGTCACTTGAGCAGGTGCTCTTCAACCTGATTGATAATGCCTGCAAATATGGAATCAACCCCGACCGTCCCGAAATTGAAGTTGATGCAAACTTGACTGAGAAACATCTGTCCTTTGAAGTTCGTGATTACGGGCCTGGTATCAATCACGCACAGTCCAACGCTATTTTTAAGGCATTTGATCGCGGCGAAAGAGCAAGTGATCCAGCGCCCGGCATTGGGCTTGGGCTCGCGCTTGCGCGACAGATGGCGGCCTCTATGGGTGGTCATCTTGTTTTGCGTGAAGATATTGGCGAGGGGGCCATGTTTGAATTGACTATTCCACTCAAGTATGAACCATAA
- the deoC gene encoding deoxyribose-phosphate aldolase produces the protein MDRRTTDAVMVEQRARAMTRRSIKTEAKQVALRLAIAMIDLTTLEGKDSPQKIKSLCRKAIRPYDGLLDLEVPPVAAVCVYPSLVPVAIDTLANSTVCVASVATGFPSGQYPLDIRLADVKQAVEDGADEIDMVINRGAFLAGKYDQVASEITKTRLACGPARLKIILETGELETYDNIRQASDLAISAAADAGPIETGDVFIKTSTGKVSPGATMASTLVMLEAIRDHYHATGVRIGMKPAGGIRTAKTAIHYLVMLKETLGNAWLTPELFRFGASTLLNDLLRQVVKQETGHYTAGWDFSIA, from the coding sequence ATGGATCGACGCACTACAGATGCCGTAATGGTCGAGCAACGAGCTCGGGCGATGACGCGCCGATCCATCAAGACTGAGGCGAAGCAAGTGGCCCTTCGATTGGCCATCGCCATGATTGATCTCACCACATTAGAAGGCAAAGACTCACCACAGAAGATTAAATCACTGTGTCGCAAGGCCATTCGCCCCTACGACGGGCTCCTCGATTTAGAAGTCCCGCCTGTTGCTGCTGTCTGCGTCTATCCATCGCTTGTCCCAGTCGCCATCGACACATTGGCAAACTCAACCGTCTGCGTCGCCTCTGTTGCAACTGGTTTTCCAAGCGGCCAGTACCCCCTGGATATTCGTCTGGCAGATGTTAAGCAAGCGGTCGAAGACGGCGCTGATGAAATCGACATGGTCATTAACCGCGGCGCGTTCCTTGCTGGCAAATACGATCAGGTTGCCTCCGAGATTACAAAGACGCGCCTGGCATGCGGTCCCGCAAGACTTAAAATTATTCTTGAAACAGGTGAACTGGAAACATACGACAACATAAGGCAAGCCAGTGATCTCGCCATCTCTGCGGCAGCGGATGCGGGACCAATTGAAACTGGAGACGTCTTTATAAAAACATCGACTGGAAAGGTGTCGCCGGGTGCCACGATGGCCAGTACTTTGGTCATGCTTGAAGCCATTCGTGACCATTACCATGCAACCGGTGTTCGTATTGGCATGAAGCCTGCTGGCGGCATTCGAACTGCCAAAACAGCTATTCATTACTTAGTCATGCTTAAAGAAACACTTGGTAACGCCTGGCTCACACCGGAGCTCTTCCGCTTCGGCGCCTCCACACTGCTTAACGATCTACTCAGGCAGGTTGTTAAACAAGAAACTGGACATTACACCGCAGGATGGGATTTCTCCATTGCCTAA
- a CDS encoding aldehyde dehydrogenase family protein codes for MNTRIEIDASQDSAEATNFNWEYSPAPERMQIDIQDRYGLFIDGKFQPPTSKKYFKTFNPATEEVLAEVAYAGKKDVDKAVEAARVAQPKWARLKATERAKYLFRIARRLQERAREIAVLETMDCGKPIKESRDVDLVLAAQYLFYYAGWADKLDYAFAGARPRPVGVCGQIIPWNFPLVMAAWKLAPALACGNTCVLKPAETTPLTALRLAEILQEVDLPPGVVNILTGNGVTGQTIAEHPQVKKVAFTGSTKVGKILAKACAQSGKHLTLELGGKSPNIIFEDASIDQAVEGVVSGIYFNQGQVCCAGSRLFVHESIHDEIVQKLTHRLESLRVGDPLDKNTDIGAINSPQQLSKIEHYINVGASEGADMHACPVGDLPPKGYWCRPCFFTDVQPSHQIARDEIFGPVLAVMTFRTPKEALELANNTPYGLSAGVWTDKGARIFELAKQLDAGVIWCNSYNLFDACSPFGGFKESGFGREGGRHGLRPYVVL; via the coding sequence TTGAATACGCGCATTGAAATCGATGCTTCACAAGACTCGGCCGAGGCAACCAATTTTAATTGGGAATACAGCCCTGCGCCAGAACGAATGCAGATTGATATTCAAGATCGGTACGGGCTGTTTATTGATGGCAAGTTCCAGCCACCAACCTCTAAGAAGTACTTCAAGACATTCAACCCTGCAACTGAAGAGGTGCTCGCTGAAGTCGCTTACGCTGGCAAGAAAGATGTAGACAAGGCTGTTGAAGCAGCCCGCGTTGCGCAGCCAAAGTGGGCGAGACTTAAAGCAACAGAGCGAGCCAAATACCTCTTCAGAATTGCCCGCCGCCTCCAAGAGCGAGCGCGCGAGATCGCGGTCCTTGAGACGATGGATTGTGGAAAACCAATCAAAGAGTCTCGTGACGTTGACCTTGTTCTGGCAGCTCAATATCTATTCTACTACGCAGGCTGGGCGGACAAACTTGATTATGCCTTTGCTGGAGCGCGCCCTCGGCCAGTTGGTGTGTGTGGGCAGATCATTCCTTGGAATTTCCCACTCGTTATGGCTGCATGGAAACTCGCTCCTGCACTGGCATGCGGAAATACCTGTGTCCTTAAGCCTGCTGAAACGACACCACTCACAGCACTGCGCCTGGCGGAGATTCTTCAAGAAGTCGATTTGCCCCCAGGTGTTGTCAATATTCTCACTGGCAATGGTGTGACCGGCCAAACGATTGCTGAACATCCCCAGGTCAAGAAAGTTGCTTTTACTGGCTCAACAAAGGTGGGCAAGATCCTGGCAAAAGCTTGTGCCCAAAGCGGCAAACACCTGACTCTTGAATTGGGCGGCAAAAGTCCCAATATCATCTTTGAAGATGCCTCTATTGATCAAGCCGTTGAGGGCGTTGTTTCAGGCATCTATTTCAATCAAGGACAAGTCTGCTGTGCCGGGTCTAGACTCTTCGTACATGAGTCAATTCATGATGAGATCGTTCAGAAGCTGACGCACCGACTTGAGTCATTACGCGTTGGGGATCCACTGGATAAGAACACCGACATCGGTGCAATCAATTCACCCCAGCAACTGAGTAAGATCGAGCACTACATCAATGTGGGTGCTTCAGAAGGTGCTGATATGCACGCGTGCCCAGTCGGCGATCTGCCGCCTAAGGGTTATTGGTGCCGCCCGTGCTTCTTCACTGACGTGCAACCGAGCCATCAAATTGCACGTGACGAGATCTTTGGCCCCGTACTAGCTGTCATGACTTTTCGGACACCGAAGGAGGCATTGGAGCTAGCCAACAACACGCCCTATGGACTCTCTGCAGGTGTCTGGACTGACAAAGGGGCGCGTATATTTGAACTTGCCAAACAACTTGATGCCGGTGTGATCTGGTGTAATAGCTACAACCTGTTTGATGCCTGCTCACCCTTTGGGGGCTTCAAGGAATCAGGCTTTGGCCGTGAAGGTGGCCGTCATGGCCTGCGACCCTACGTGGTGCTCTAG
- the gpmI gene encoding 2,3-bisphosphoglycerate-independent phosphoglycerate mutase: protein MASKHAPLVLIVRDGWGQNPHPEHDPFNAVHLAKTPIADQLDGAWPRALIHTCCRDVGLPADTMGNSEVGHQNIGAGRIVPQELMRLNKAVEDGSFAQVDAFLEAFEHVSKTSGRLHLIGLVSDGSVHSHINHLYALIDLAKKQQLAADRLVVHAITDGRDVGPTSGRGFIEGLENKLSEAKVGRIGTVMGRFYAMDRDNRWEREARAYEALTGHQVAYKDLDQVPEIRQESTAAEAVSWYYENPTDQNRHGDEFIVPTQIVDTSGKPIGLIENGDAVIFFNYRGDRPRELTKAFTFDEARFHKEPGGGFDRGGLISNLYFCTMTGYESGLPVVIAFSKPPTMPDILGQVIADAGLTQFRCAETEKFPHVTFFFNDYQEELYAGESRYLAQSPKDVSTYDQKPEMSAYEVRDAVLEQIASEKCPALIVVNFANGDMVGHTGNLEAAIKAIEVVDACVGEIVEATLQQGGSLIVTADHGNAEQMRMDDGVSPHTKHTTYEVPLYIIGEAFKDMKLREGGRLADVAPTVLFMMNIDPPKAMTGQSILETD, encoded by the coding sequence ATGGCATCAAAACACGCACCACTTGTCTTGATCGTGCGAGATGGTTGGGGCCAGAATCCACACCCCGAACACGATCCATTCAACGCCGTTCACCTTGCAAAGACGCCCATTGCGGATCAACTCGATGGAGCCTGGCCAAGAGCCTTGATTCACACCTGCTGCCGGGATGTGGGTCTCCCTGCCGACACCATGGGCAACTCTGAAGTTGGTCACCAGAATATTGGCGCCGGCCGAATTGTGCCCCAGGAGCTGATGCGATTAAACAAGGCGGTTGAAGATGGCAGTTTTGCCCAAGTAGACGCCTTCTTGGAGGCTTTCGAGCACGTGAGCAAGACATCGGGACGCCTTCACCTGATTGGCTTGGTCAGTGACGGTAGTGTTCATAGCCATATCAACCATCTTTATGCATTGATTGATCTTGCCAAAAAGCAGCAGCTTGCGGCGGATCGGCTGGTGGTTCATGCCATTACTGATGGCCGTGATGTGGGGCCGACCTCCGGCCGCGGTTTTATTGAAGGGCTTGAAAATAAACTGAGTGAGGCAAAGGTTGGTCGCATCGGTACGGTGATGGGGCGTTTTTATGCGATGGATCGTGACAATCGCTGGGAGCGCGAGGCTCGTGCCTATGAGGCTCTTACGGGACACCAAGTGGCCTACAAAGACCTCGATCAAGTGCCAGAGATTCGTCAAGAATCAACCGCTGCAGAGGCGGTGTCGTGGTATTACGAAAATCCGACTGATCAGAATCGTCATGGTGATGAGTTTATTGTGCCAACACAGATTGTGGACACTTCAGGAAAACCTATTGGCTTGATTGAAAACGGAGACGCCGTGATCTTCTTTAACTATCGCGGCGATCGGCCACGGGAGTTGACCAAAGCGTTTACTTTTGATGAAGCTCGCTTTCATAAGGAACCGGGTGGCGGCTTTGATCGTGGCGGCTTAATAAGCAACCTCTATTTCTGCACGATGACGGGTTATGAATCAGGCCTACCAGTGGTGATTGCGTTTTCAAAGCCACCAACCATGCCAGATATTCTTGGGCAGGTGATTGCTGATGCAGGACTCACACAGTTTCGTTGCGCAGAAACAGAGAAATTCCCGCACGTGACCTTCTTTTTCAATGATTACCAGGAAGAACTTTACGCGGGAGAGAGCCGATACCTTGCTCAAAGTCCAAAAGACGTATCAACCTACGATCAAAAACCTGAGATGTCTGCATACGAAGTGCGTGATGCGGTTTTAGAGCAGATTGCTTCTGAAAAATGTCCTGCGTTGATTGTGGTCAACTTTGCCAACGGCGATATGGTTGGTCATACCGGCAACTTGGAAGCGGCAATCAAAGCCATTGAAGTTGTGGATGCGTGTGTTGGCGAAATTGTTGAAGCAACGCTTCAACAAGGTGGTTCATTGATTGTCACTGCAGACCATGGGAATGCAGAGCAAATGCGGATGGATGACGGTGTTTCCCCTCATACAAAACACACCACTTATGAAGTGCCACTCTACATTATTGGAGAGGCTTTCAAAGACATGAAGCTCCGCGAAGGTGGCCGTCTCGCTGACGTGGCGCCAACCGTACTCTTCATGATGAACATTGATCCGCCGAAAGCAATGACCGGCCAGTCAATTCTTGAGACTGATTAG
- a CDS encoding redox-sensing transcriptional repressor Rex: MPSKSSIPAPTVKRLSLYLRELESSGDHDDQTVSSQQLGRALGITDAQVRKDLAFVGQTGHPGIGYKADELANGLRHVLGTDRAWHVTVVGAGKLGRALMGYGRFGDKGFDVAAVFDSDPQVVGTTVAGHRVRPLKDLEQLIVERGIRVGIVATPAEAAQAVTDRLVKAGVKGILNFAPIRLHAEGCSVVDVDLTLSLEQLVCQVSLGINEHSA; this comes from the coding sequence TTGCCATCGAAGTCATCAATTCCGGCGCCGACAGTCAAACGACTGAGTCTGTATTTGCGTGAGCTTGAGTCGAGCGGCGATCATGATGATCAGACGGTGAGTAGCCAACAGCTTGGGCGAGCCCTGGGCATTACTGATGCACAGGTTCGCAAAGACTTAGCTTTCGTTGGCCAGACCGGTCATCCAGGTATTGGCTATAAGGCCGATGAGCTAGCCAATGGTCTTCGCCATGTATTGGGTACAGATCGTGCATGGCATGTCACGGTTGTTGGCGCGGGAAAGTTAGGCCGAGCTCTTATGGGCTATGGTCGTTTTGGCGACAAGGGTTTTGATGTTGCAGCGGTATTTGACTCAGATCCACAGGTGGTTGGCACCACCGTCGCGGGTCATCGGGTTCGTCCACTCAAAGATCTAGAGCAGCTGATTGTGGAACGAGGCATCCGCGTTGGGATTGTGGCGACACCCGCTGAAGCTGCTCAGGCAGTCACAGATCGTCTGGTAAAAGCGGGCGTTAAAGGCATCTTAAACTTTGCACCAATCCGCTTGCATGCAGAGGGATGCTCTGTGGTGGACGTTGATCTTACCCTGTCGCTTGAGCAATTGGTTTGCCAAGTATCGCTAGGGATTAACGAGCACTCAGCCTAA
- a CDS encoding YggS family pyridoxal phosphate-dependent enzyme produces MLTSMQDATDTTTETPATDSLRKRYEQVKAKVAAAAKRSGRPANSIILVAVTKYASMDQVRELVRLGQADLAESQVQNLMQRAAQLDEFVQRHRELGQSGATTLPEQVRWHMIGHLQRNKVRKAIGVIRLVHSLDSLRLAEELQAIAGRLDAENPVELLIQVNISGEKSKYGVAPAAARHLVEQIDTMLALRPRGLMCMAPLTEDPEEVRPVFERCQELFEDIRRAGVGGEKFNILSMGMTHDYEVAIECGANLVRVGSAIFKEDGEPYGPQNRK; encoded by the coding sequence ATGCTCACAAGCATGCAGGATGCAACTGATACCACAACGGAAACGCCAGCGACCGATTCGCTGCGTAAAAGGTACGAACAAGTCAAAGCAAAAGTAGCTGCTGCGGCAAAGCGAAGCGGCCGGCCGGCAAACTCCATCATTCTGGTGGCTGTGACCAAGTACGCCTCTATGGACCAAGTACGAGAGTTGGTCAGGCTGGGGCAGGCCGATCTTGCTGAAAGTCAGGTCCAGAACTTGATGCAGCGCGCCGCACAGCTCGACGAGTTTGTACAACGACATCGAGAACTTGGACAATCTGGTGCCACCACGTTGCCAGAACAAGTTCGCTGGCACATGATTGGCCATCTACAACGCAACAAGGTTCGAAAGGCTATTGGCGTCATCCGCCTCGTACATAGTCTTGACTCACTACGTCTCGCAGAAGAGCTCCAGGCTATTGCTGGGCGACTCGATGCTGAGAATCCCGTCGAGTTGCTCATTCAAGTAAATATCTCGGGCGAAAAGTCGAAGTATGGCGTTGCACCTGCTGCTGCTCGTCATCTGGTCGAACAGATTGACACCATGCTTGCTTTGCGACCGCGCGGCCTGATGTGTATGGCTCCTTTGACCGAAGACCCGGAAGAGGTCAGACCAGTCTTTGAACGATGCCAGGAACTGTTTGAAGACATTCGTCGCGCTGGTGTCGGCGGCGAGAAGTTCAACATTCTTTCAATGGGTATGACTCATGATTATGAGGTCGCCATTGAGTGTGGTGCTAATTTAGTCCGAGTTGGCTCCGCAATCTTCAAGGAAGATGGAGAGCCATACGGGCCGCAAAACCGTAAGTGA
- a CDS encoding aldehyde dehydrogenase family protein, whose translation MSDRLTVNKTYKLYIDGAFVRSESGASIGVEDSSGAVMAHLCRASRKDLRESVEKAIAGFDRWNGMTAYNRGQVLYRMAEMLEGKAEEFSHTLMETCGYKAVQARNEVAMSVDRLVGFAGWADKFQQVIGCHNPVAGPYYNFTVPQAIGVTGVVAPNEPPLLALVTMIAGPLTCGNSIVALASEKYPLPAAILGEVCATADVPAGAINILTGRRADLLSHLADHRRVMAITAAGVSGNMAELLRCGASENIKRVTIYKASKADWTKDEKWLAPWRLEEHVDAKTIWHPSAT comes from the coding sequence ATGTCAGATCGCTTGACTGTGAATAAAACATACAAACTCTACATTGACGGCGCGTTTGTGCGAAGCGAATCTGGTGCGTCTATTGGCGTCGAAGATTCTTCGGGCGCCGTCATGGCTCACCTTTGCCGAGCATCCCGCAAAGATCTGCGGGAGAGTGTTGAAAAAGCAATCGCTGGCTTTGATAGATGGAATGGCATGACAGCCTACAACCGAGGCCAGGTGCTGTATCGAATGGCTGAGATGCTTGAGGGTAAAGCGGAGGAGTTTAGCCACACATTGATGGAAACCTGTGGCTACAAAGCTGTGCAGGCTCGTAATGAAGTTGCGATGTCTGTGGATCGTTTGGTGGGATTTGCTGGTTGGGCTGACAAATTCCAACAGGTGATTGGTTGCCATAATCCGGTCGCTGGCCCGTATTACAACTTCACTGTGCCGCAAGCAATTGGCGTCACAGGTGTTGTTGCCCCAAATGAACCACCTTTACTCGCACTTGTGACCATGATTGCCGGCCCACTGACTTGTGGTAATTCCATTGTGGCGTTGGCCAGCGAAAAATACCCCTTGCCAGCAGCCATCTTGGGCGAGGTTTGCGCCACTGCAGACGTGCCCGCTGGAGCCATCAATATCCTGACCGGTCGCCGTGCTGATCTACTGAGCCATCTTGCTGATCACCGACGCGTGATGGCGATCACCGCCGCTGGTGTTTCTGGCAACATGGCCGAACTACTTCGATGCGGCGCTTCGGAGAACATCAAGCGGGTCACGATCTACAAGGCCAGCAAAGCTGACTGGACGAAGGATGAAAAGTGGCTCGCACCGTGGCGACTTGAAGAACATGTCGACGCCAAGACAATCTGGCACCCGTCCGCAACCTGA
- a CDS encoding response regulator transcription factor, whose product MKKRNILVVEDDGPIRQGLVDALESGGYDVISTGNGKDGLVLAIESDLDLVLLDVMLPEMNGFDVLRHLRRASPTLPVIMVTARGAENDRVEGLSHGADDYVLKPFSARELLARVEAVLRRSPARPIDVRRLSFPGAVLDLELREVTYDDDPAPKSLSEREVGILRYLATNKSRVVQREELLQNVWGLDPRGVHTRTIDMHIARLREKLPAGDEIVRTVRGKGYTLGDTVEVAAS is encoded by the coding sequence ATGAAGAAACGAAACATCCTGGTTGTCGAAGATGATGGACCAATCCGTCAAGGTTTGGTCGACGCCTTAGAGAGCGGTGGCTATGACGTGATATCGACCGGCAATGGAAAAGATGGTTTGGTGCTCGCGATTGAATCAGATCTTGATCTGGTACTGCTTGATGTGATGCTGCCTGAGATGAATGGGTTCGATGTGCTGCGACATTTACGCCGCGCCTCACCAACACTACCTGTCATCATGGTGACTGCAAGAGGTGCTGAGAATGACCGCGTTGAGGGCCTTTCACACGGCGCCGACGACTACGTTCTCAAGCCCTTTAGCGCTCGTGAACTCCTTGCCCGCGTTGAAGCTGTCCTGCGTCGTTCACCAGCTCGTCCGATTGATGTGCGCCGACTCAGTTTTCCCGGCGCCGTCCTTGATCTGGAATTACGAGAGGTCACTTATGATGATGATCCTGCCCCCAAGTCACTCTCTGAGAGAGAAGTAGGCATTCTTCGTTACCTCGCAACCAATAAAAGTCGTGTCGTCCAGCGCGAGGAACTGCTACAAAATGTGTGGGGACTCGATCCTCGTGGTGTGCATACGCGAACCATTGATATGCACATCGCTCGGCTGAGAGAGAAGCTACCCGCTGGTGATGAAATCGTCCGAACAGTACGTGGCAAAGGCTACACACTCGGAGACACCGTCGAGGTCGCGGCCTCATGA